One Deinococcus aerolatus genomic window carries:
- the rpoZ gene encoding DNA-directed RNA polymerase subunit omega, producing MAEKDIDKLLAMTDSKYRLSVVTAKRALQLRSGAPSVLPVEQRVRTRNLVTQAMRELATGQLTVGTDLMDETRFHQDYVRQRQAQLQAQLNAERERERE from the coding sequence ATGGCGGAAAAAGACATTGACAAGTTGCTCGCGATGACCGACAGCAAATACCGCTTGAGCGTCGTGACGGCCAAGCGTGCGCTGCAACTGCGCTCCGGCGCCCCCAGCGTGTTGCCCGTTGAGCAGCGCGTCCGCACCCGCAACCTGGTGACCCAGGCCATGCGCGAACTTGCCACCGGTCAGCTGACCGTGGGCACCGACCTGATGGACGAGACCCGCTTCCATCAGGACTACGTGCGCCAGCGGCAGGCCCAGCTTCAGGCCCAGCTGAACGCCGAACGCGAACGCGAACGCGAGTAA
- the dnaN gene encoding DNA polymerase III subunit beta: protein MKAHVTKKILSEGLGLLERVVPSRSSNPLLTSLKVEASEAGLTLSGTNLEIDLSCFVPAEVQEPKDFVVPAHLFAQIVRNLGGELVELELVGQELAVRAGGSDFKLQTGDTEAYPPLSFPSNADLSLNAEELARALGSVRYAASNEAFQAVFRGIKLEHHTETGSARVVASDGYRVAIRDFPASGDGRNLIIPARSVDELIRVLKDGEARFTYGEGMLSVTTDRVRMNLKLLDGDFPDYERVIPKDIKLQVTLPATALKEAVNRVAVLADKNANNRVEFLVSEGQLRLAAEGDYGRAQDTLAVTQGGVEPAMSLAFNARHVLDALGPIEGEAELLFSGSTSPAIFRASGGGGYMAVMVTLRV from the coding sequence GTGAAAGCCCACGTCACCAAGAAAATTCTGAGCGAGGGGCTGGGCCTGCTGGAACGGGTGGTGCCCAGCCGCAGCAGCAATCCGTTGCTGACCTCGTTGAAAGTCGAGGCAAGCGAGGCCGGGCTGACGCTGAGCGGCACGAATCTGGAAATCGACCTGTCGTGCTTTGTGCCCGCCGAAGTTCAGGAGCCGAAAGACTTCGTGGTTCCCGCCCACCTGTTTGCGCAGATCGTCCGCAACCTAGGCGGCGAGCTGGTGGAACTGGAACTGGTGGGGCAGGAGCTGGCTGTCCGGGCCGGCGGGTCGGATTTCAAACTGCAGACCGGTGACACCGAGGCGTACCCGCCGCTGAGCTTCCCGAGCAACGCGGACCTGAGCCTGAACGCCGAGGAACTGGCCCGCGCCCTGGGCAGCGTGCGTTACGCCGCCAGCAACGAGGCTTTTCAGGCGGTGTTTCGGGGCATCAAGCTCGAACACCACACCGAAACCGGTTCTGCGCGGGTGGTGGCCAGCGACGGCTACCGCGTGGCGATTCGTGATTTTCCGGCCAGCGGCGATGGCCGCAACCTGATCATTCCGGCCCGCAGCGTCGATGAGCTGATTCGCGTGCTGAAGGACGGCGAGGCCCGATTCACGTATGGCGAGGGCATGCTCAGCGTCACCACCGACCGCGTGCGGATGAACCTCAAGCTGCTGGACGGCGATTTCCCGGACTACGAGCGCGTGATTCCCAAAGACATCAAGCTGCAGGTCACCCTGCCCGCCACTGCCCTCAAGGAAGCCGTGAACCGCGTGGCCGTGCTGGCCGACAAGAATGCCAACAACCGTGTCGAGTTTCTGGTGTCCGAGGGGCAGCTGCGTCTGGCAGCCGAGGGCGATTACGGCCGTGCCCAGGACACCCTGGCCGTCACGCAAGGGGGCGTGGAACCGGCCATGAGCCTCGCTTTCAACGCCAGGCACGTCCTTGACGCCCTGGGTCCCATTGAGGGTGAGGCCGAGCTTCTGTTCTCCGGCTCCACAAGCCCCGCTATCTTCCGCGCAAGTGGCGGAGGTGGCTACATGGCTGTCATGGTCACGCTGCGCGTCTAA
- a CDS encoding 50S ribosomal protein L25/general stress protein Ctc, producing MELNAKPRKSQEKLAEGMIPAVAYNKENNVSFTLDRKAFDRAFRQTSTTGLYDITVEGSETFPALVKTVQMDKRRRVPIHVDFYMVTYGEAIEVSVPVHTKGKSQGEIMGGLLDTVVHNLAIIAPGPRRIPQELVVDVSKLQIGDHVTAGQIQLPEGVKLAVDEEQVVISVLPPRLSAEEADAETQAAQVAGLVASGELTEEAAAAVLEGETTLDDAKAESSEADTGSADTGEASNEEEQS from the coding sequence ATGGAACTGAACGCAAAGCCCCGCAAGAGTCAGGAAAAGCTGGCCGAAGGCATGATCCCCGCCGTCGCCTACAACAAGGAAAACAACGTCTCTTTCACCCTGGACCGCAAGGCCTTTGACCGGGCCTTCCGCCAGACCAGCACCACCGGCCTGTACGACATCACCGTGGAAGGCAGCGAGACCTTCCCCGCGCTGGTCAAGACCGTGCAGATGGACAAGCGCCGCCGCGTGCCGATCCATGTCGATTTCTACATGGTCACCTACGGTGAGGCCATTGAAGTCTCCGTGCCGGTCCACACCAAGGGCAAGAGCCAGGGCGAGATCATGGGCGGCCTGCTCGACACCGTGGTTCACAACCTCGCCATCATTGCCCCCGGCCCGCGCCGCATTCCGCAGGAACTGGTCGTGGACGTGAGCAAGCTGCAGATCGGCGATCACGTCACCGCCGGCCAGATCCAGCTGCCCGAGGGCGTCAAGCTGGCTGTGGATGAGGAGCAGGTTGTGATCAGCGTCCTGCCGCCGCGCCTGAGCGCCGAGGAAGCCGACGCCGAGACCCAGGCTGCCCAGGTGGCTGGTCTGGTGGCGTCCGGCGAGCTTACCGAGGAAGCCGCTGCCGCGGTGCTGGAAGGCGAGACCACCCTCGACGATGCCAAGGCCGAGAGCAGCGAAGCCGACACTGGCAGCGCCGACACGGGCGAAGCCAGCAACGAAGAAGAGCAGTCCTAA
- the dnaA gene encoding chromosomal replication initiator protein DnaA, giving the protein MLGYVRKNISEVEYHTWFAPVKNLGVQEGSLVLGVRNSFAQEWFRKHYLELLEDALRSLGAQNPQVSFQVLPAAQDTLLSLNDPPPAPSRPPSSSTGGPSAQDQAENRKRLNPKYTFENFVVGPNNNLAHAAAMGVAESPGKAYNPLFIYGDVGLGKTHLMHAVGHYMSERFPDKRIEYVSTESFTNDLINAIRDDKMTQFRNRYRSVDLLLVDDIQFLAGKERTQEEFFHTFNALYENHKQIILSSDRPPKDIQTLEGRLRSRFEWGLITDIQSPEYETRVAILKMNAEHNRIDIPQDVLELIARQVTKNIRELEGALMRVVAFSSLNNVPFSRGVAAKALSNIFAPREVKVEMMDVLRQVASHFNMPPDVIRGSGRVREVVVPRQVAQYLIRELTDHSLPEIGQFFGRDHSTVMHAISKVTEQLGKDQEITASVELLRRKMQGLDDEDLDA; this is encoded by the coding sequence GTGCTGGGGTACGTCCGCAAGAACATTTCGGAAGTTGAATACCACACCTGGTTTGCGCCGGTGAAGAACCTGGGGGTGCAGGAGGGCTCGCTGGTGCTGGGTGTTCGCAATTCCTTCGCGCAGGAATGGTTTCGCAAGCACTACCTGGAGCTGCTGGAAGACGCCCTCCGCTCGCTGGGCGCTCAGAACCCACAGGTCAGTTTTCAGGTGCTGCCCGCCGCGCAGGACACGCTGCTGTCCCTCAACGATCCGCCGCCCGCACCCAGCAGGCCGCCGTCCAGCTCGACTGGCGGCCCCTCGGCGCAGGACCAGGCCGAAAATCGCAAGCGGTTGAATCCCAAGTACACCTTCGAGAACTTCGTGGTGGGGCCGAACAACAACCTCGCGCACGCGGCGGCAATGGGCGTGGCCGAGTCGCCGGGCAAGGCGTACAATCCGCTGTTTATTTACGGGGACGTGGGGCTGGGCAAGACCCACCTGATGCACGCGGTGGGGCACTACATGTCCGAGCGCTTTCCCGACAAACGCATCGAGTACGTGTCCACCGAGTCGTTTACCAATGACCTGATCAACGCCATCCGCGACGACAAGATGACGCAGTTTCGCAACCGCTACCGCAGCGTGGACCTGCTGCTGGTGGACGACATCCAGTTTCTGGCGGGCAAGGAACGCACCCAGGAGGAGTTCTTTCACACTTTCAACGCGCTGTACGAGAACCACAAGCAGATCATCCTCAGCTCGGACCGGCCTCCCAAGGACATCCAGACCCTGGAAGGGCGGCTGAGAAGCCGCTTCGAGTGGGGCCTGATCACCGACATCCAGTCCCCGGAGTACGAGACGCGGGTGGCCATCCTCAAGATGAACGCGGAGCACAACCGCATCGACATTCCGCAGGACGTGCTGGAACTGATTGCCCGGCAGGTGACCAAGAACATCCGCGAGCTTGAGGGCGCCCTGATGCGTGTCGTGGCCTTTTCCAGCCTGAACAACGTGCCGTTCTCGCGGGGTGTGGCGGCCAAGGCCCTGAGCAACATCTTCGCGCCGCGCGAAGTAAAAGTCGAGATGATGGATGTACTCCGTCAGGTGGCGTCCCACTTCAACATGCCTCCTGACGTGATTCGGGGCTCGGGCCGGGTGCGCGAGGTGGTGGTGCCGCGTCAGGTGGCGCAGTACCTGATTCGTGAGCTGACGGACCACTCCCTGCCGGAAATTGGACAATTCTTCGGTAGAGACCATTCCACCGTCATGCATGCCATCAGCAAAGTCACAGAACAGCTGGGCAAAGATCAGGAGATCACCGCCTCAGTTGAGCTGCTGCGGCGCAAGATGCAGGGGCTGGATGATGAAGATCTGGATGCATAA
- the tyrS gene encoding tyrosine--tRNA ligase → MNAIRHNVPVTEQLELLRRGVVDLVTEDDLRRKLENSLKTGQPLRVKLGADPTRPDLHLGHAVILRKMRQFQDLGHQVIMLIGDFTAMIGDPSGKSKTRPPLTLEETRANAQSYLEQCRLILRSEPEVLEIRYNGEWLEPMGYADVIRLASKYTVARILERDDFTKRLNAGTPISLHELLYPVTQGYDSVALQADVELGGTDQLFNNLVGRALQRDYGQEPQVVMTLPLLVGLDGTEKMSKSLDNYIGLTDEPHAMFAKLMKVPDTLLGNYFTLLTDLPQARIAELRDGHPVAAHRELAREVVAWFYPDADLDAAEDRFRSVARGGIPDNIPVINVAAGLDDSIDAQHISMAKLVVLAGLEPSNGAAKKLIQNRGLKLNGETYTDPQGQLTRDQLAATGGVVIQKGKDKFARLMLGD, encoded by the coding sequence ATCAATGCCATTCGCCACAACGTCCCCGTCACCGAGCAGCTTGAACTCCTGAGACGCGGCGTCGTCGATCTGGTGACCGAGGATGACCTGCGCCGCAAGCTGGAGAACAGCCTGAAAACCGGGCAACCGCTGCGCGTCAAGCTGGGCGCGGACCCCACCCGCCCGGACCTGCACCTGGGCCACGCGGTGATTCTGCGCAAGATGCGGCAGTTTCAGGATCTGGGCCATCAGGTCATCATGCTGATCGGCGATTTCACCGCCATGATCGGTGACCCCAGCGGCAAGAGCAAGACGCGCCCGCCGCTGACGCTGGAAGAGACCCGCGCCAACGCCCAGAGCTACCTGGAACAGTGCCGCCTGATCCTGCGGAGCGAGCCCGAGGTGCTGGAAATCCGCTACAACGGCGAGTGGCTCGAACCGATGGGCTACGCCGACGTGATCCGGCTGGCCAGCAAGTACACCGTGGCCCGCATTCTGGAGCGCGACGACTTTACCAAGCGGCTGAACGCCGGCACCCCCATCAGCCTGCACGAGCTGCTGTACCCGGTCACGCAGGGCTACGACTCGGTGGCGCTGCAGGCCGACGTGGAGCTGGGCGGCACCGATCAGCTGTTCAACAATCTGGTGGGCCGCGCTCTGCAGCGCGACTACGGTCAGGAGCCGCAGGTCGTGATGACCCTGCCGCTGCTGGTGGGCCTGGACGGCACAGAGAAGATGTCCAAGAGCCTGGACAATTACATTGGCCTGACCGACGAGCCGCACGCCATGTTCGCCAAGCTGATGAAGGTGCCGGACACGCTGCTGGGCAACTACTTCACGCTGCTAACCGATCTGCCGCAAGCCCGGATCGCAGAGCTGCGGGACGGGCATCCGGTGGCTGCCCACCGCGAACTGGCCCGCGAGGTGGTGGCGTGGTTTTACCCCGACGCCGATCTGGACGCTGCCGAGGACCGCTTCAGGAGCGTGGCCAGAGGCGGCATTCCCGACAATATCCCGGTCATCAACGTCGCGGCGGGCCTGGACGACAGCATTGACGCCCAGCACATCAGCATGGCGAAACTGGTGGTGCTGGCCGGCCTGGAGCCCAGCAACGGTGCGGCCAAAAAGCTGATCCAGAACAGGGGGCTGAAGCTGAACGGCGAGACATACACCGACCCGCAGGGCCAGCTGACGCGGGACCAGCTGGCCGCAACGGGCGGCGTGGTCATCCAGAAAGGCAAGGACAAGTTCGCGCGGCTGATGCTGGGGGATTGA
- a CDS encoding YqhA family protein, producing MARKPTNPTSRTLARAFGFTRLIVALGVFSALAFSLALFIAAIVQAYHTIGDAFRDLGEPETTKHLLVAAVEQADTLLVGVALLIIALGLQGLFVGRLQNVPEWLQVASFDDLKQKLLGVVVTALAVNFFAVALEWTGGSDILVYGVAIAAVILAVGVYSSVLGRLHSASAQAGSERVDVDAHP from the coding sequence ATGGCACGGAAACCCACGAATCCAACCTCACGCACCCTGGCCCGCGCCTTCGGCTTCACGCGCCTGATCGTGGCCCTGGGGGTGTTCAGCGCGCTGGCCTTCAGCTTGGCCTTGTTCATTGCCGCGATTGTGCAGGCGTATCACACCATCGGCGACGCCTTCCGGGACCTGGGCGAGCCAGAGACCACCAAGCACCTGCTGGTGGCCGCCGTGGAGCAGGCCGACACGCTGCTGGTGGGCGTGGCCCTGCTGATCATCGCGCTGGGCCTGCAGGGGCTGTTTGTGGGGCGGCTCCAGAATGTCCCGGAGTGGTTGCAGGTAGCCTCGTTCGATGACCTGAAGCAGAAACTGCTGGGCGTGGTGGTCACGGCGCTGGCCGTCAACTTCTTTGCAGTGGCGCTGGAGTGGACGGGAGGCTCGGACATTCTGGTCTACGGCGTGGCCATTGCCGCCGTGATTCTGGCCGTGGGCGTCTACAGTTCGGTGCTGGGCCGCCTGCACAGCGCCTCAGCCCAGGCCGGGTCGGAGAGGGTTGATGTTGACGCCCACCCTTGA
- a CDS encoding MOSC domain-containing protein yields the protein MGGVKTIQDLRTTFPRPGRVEWLGLRPARRVPPVRVPEVEAHPLVGLIGDHGKTAPARLTALSGQLEATPRTSNPPLPGGPGKRQVTLIQAEHLPVIAALAGLDGVDPELLRRNIVVSGVPLLPLKDARFQIGEVVLEGTGECHPCSRMEENLGAGGYNAVRGHGGLTARVIVGGVIREGDAVTPLLPEGAKQG from the coding sequence ATGGGCGGCGTGAAGACCATTCAGGACCTGCGCACGACGTTTCCCCGCCCCGGACGGGTGGAATGGCTGGGCCTGCGTCCGGCCCGCCGCGTGCCGCCGGTACGCGTGCCGGAGGTCGAGGCCCACCCGCTCGTCGGCCTGATCGGGGACCACGGCAAGACGGCGCCGGCCCGCCTGACGGCCCTGTCCGGCCAACTGGAGGCGACGCCCAGAACCTCCAACCCGCCCCTCCCTGGCGGCCCCGGCAAACGGCAGGTCACGCTGATTCAGGCCGAACACCTGCCTGTGATTGCCGCGCTGGCCGGGCTGGATGGGGTGGACCCGGAACTGCTGCGCCGCAACATCGTGGTGAGTGGCGTCCCGCTGCTGCCGCTCAAGGACGCCCGCTTTCAGATCGGCGAGGTGGTGCTGGAGGGCACCGGCGAGTGCCATCCCTGTTCACGCATGGAGGAAAACCTGGGGGCGGGCGGGTACAACGCCGTGCGCGGCCACGGCGGCCTGACTGCGCGGGTAATCGTGGGCGGCGTGATCCGCGAGGGCGACGCGGTGACGCCGCTGCTGCCCGAAGGGGCGAAGCAGGGCTGA
- the pyk gene encoding pyruvate kinase codes for GPKIRVARFAEGSVTLVAGDHFTITMDDIEGDASRVSTTYKDLVRDVHPGMALLLDDGNMALRVEGVRGNDILTSVVIGGVLKNNKGINVPEADLSVPALSDKDVSDMEFGAELGVDWVALSFVRSRDDLLLARHYLSRFGSRAKLMAKIEKPQAVDRFEDILKEVDGIMVARGDLGVEMRAEQVPTIQKRLIRLCREAGKPVITATQMLESMISLPRPTRAEASDVANAIYDGTDAVMLSAESAAGLYPVESVAMMDRIAREAEASEHYSLLQRQLVIDTTLAQDSIAYSACTIGAKLGAPAIVAFTSTGGAALRIAKNRPPLAILALTPNETTRNQLALSWGVVPMLSEDPRSTDDMVRIANKELKASSLADIGDRYIITAGVPFGVQGTTNMLRVEALREADVVSQF; via the coding sequence GGGGCCGAAGATCCGCGTGGCCCGCTTCGCTGAGGGTTCGGTGACGCTGGTCGCCGGCGACCACTTCACCATCACGATGGATGACATCGAGGGCGACGCCTCACGCGTGTCCACCACCTACAAGGATCTGGTGCGCGACGTGCATCCCGGCATGGCGCTGCTGCTCGACGACGGCAACATGGCCCTGCGTGTCGAGGGCGTGCGTGGCAACGACATCCTCACCAGCGTGGTGATCGGCGGGGTTCTGAAAAATAACAAGGGCATCAACGTGCCGGAGGCGGACCTGAGCGTGCCCGCCCTGTCCGACAAGGACGTGTCTGACATGGAGTTTGGCGCGGAACTGGGCGTCGACTGGGTGGCGCTGAGCTTTGTGCGCTCACGCGACGACCTTCTGCTGGCCCGGCACTACCTGTCGCGCTTCGGTTCACGCGCCAAGCTGATGGCGAAGATTGAGAAGCCGCAGGCGGTGGACCGCTTCGAGGACATCCTGAAGGAAGTCGACGGCATCATGGTGGCGCGTGGCGACCTGGGCGTGGAGATGCGCGCCGAGCAGGTGCCGACCATCCAGAAGCGCCTGATCCGCCTGTGCCGCGAGGCGGGCAAACCGGTGATCACGGCGACGCAGATGCTCGAGAGTATGATCAGCCTGCCGCGCCCCACCCGCGCCGAGGCCAGCGACGTGGCGAACGCCATCTACGACGGCACCGACGCCGTGATGCTGTCGGCCGAGTCTGCGGCGGGCCTGTACCCGGTGGAGTCGGTGGCCATGATGGACCGCATTGCCCGTGAGGCGGAGGCCAGCGAGCATTACAGCCTGCTGCAGCGCCAGCTGGTGATCGACACCACGCTGGCCCAGGACTCGATCGCCTACTCGGCGTGCACCATTGGGGCCAAGCTCGGCGCGCCGGCCATCGTGGCGTTCACCAGCACCGGGGGCGCAGCGCTGAGAATTGCCAAGAACCGCCCGCCCCTGGCGATCCTGGCCCTGACCCCCAACGAGACCACCCGCAACCAGCTGGCCCTGAGCTGGGGCGTCGTGCCGATGCTCAGCGAGGACCCGCGCAGCACCGACGACATGGTGCGCATTGCCAACAAGGAGCTGAAGGCCAGCAGCCTGGCCGACATTGGCGACCGCTACATCATCACGGCGGGTGTGCCCTTCGGCGTGCAGGGCACCACCAACATGCTGCGTGTGGAGGCCCTGCGCGAGGCGGACGTGGTGTCTCAGTTCTAG
- a CDS encoding IS1 family transposase: MSIPAPAPLVLECDELCTFVMRHTHQLWIWLAMDRHTRKIVSCFMGRRDAISAFGLWEGLPTPYLDAVCHTDRLGAYKSVVFGALHRIGGTQHMERFNATLRVRLAHLVRKTLSFSRKQANLEMLIWLFIHRYNASFP; encoded by the coding sequence GTGAGCATTCCAGCACCAGCGCCGCTGGTGCTGGAATGCGATGAATTATGCACATTTGTGATGCGGCACACCCATCAGCTCTGGATCTGGCTCGCCATGGACCGACACACGCGCAAAATCGTGAGTTGCTTTATGGGACGGCGGGATGCAATCAGCGCATTTGGATTGTGGGAGGGCCTGCCCACCCCATACCTCGATGCGGTCTGTCACACAGACCGCCTGGGGGCCTACAAAAGTGTCGTTTTTGGCGCGCTGCACCGCATCGGTGGCACCCAACATATGGAGCGATTCAATGCCACGCTCAGAGTGCGCCTGGCGCATCTGGTTCGAAAAACGCTGTCTTTCAGCCGCAAGCAAGCCAATCTGGAGATGCTGATCTGGCTGTTCATTCACCGCTACAACGCGTCATTCCCTTGA
- the eno gene encoding phosphopyruvate hydratase, producing MNIEKVIAREVLDSRGNPTVEAEVHLDSGFMGRAIVPSGASTGTHEALELRDGGQRFGGKGVQKAVKNVNEALGPAVVGLDASDQGAVDAALMALDGTPNKGKLGGNAILAVSLATSRAAAEELGVPLYRYLGGSNAKILPVPMMNLINGGAHADNSVDFQEFMVMPVGAPSFREALRYGTETFHSLKKVLSGRGYNTNVGDEGGFAPDLKSNEEALEVLLEAIEKAGYEAGKDICIALDPAVTELYRDGQYHLESEGRVLSTAEMVDFWADWASRFPIVSIEDGLAEDDWDGWQALTTRIGDRVQLVGDDLFVTNPERLQRGIDTGVGNAILVKVNQIGSLTESMDAIELAKRHHYGTIISHRSGESEDSFIADLAVATNAGQIKTGSASRSDRIAKYNQLLRIEDMLGDRAVYPGRKALR from the coding sequence ATGAACATTGAAAAAGTGATTGCCCGTGAAGTGCTGGATTCTCGTGGAAACCCCACCGTGGAGGCCGAGGTTCACCTGGACAGCGGCTTCATGGGCCGAGCCATTGTGCCCAGCGGGGCCAGCACCGGCACCCACGAGGCGCTGGAACTGCGCGACGGCGGCCAGCGCTTCGGCGGCAAGGGCGTGCAGAAGGCGGTTAAGAACGTCAATGAGGCGCTTGGGCCGGCTGTGGTGGGCCTGGACGCCAGTGACCAGGGCGCGGTCGACGCGGCCCTGATGGCGCTGGACGGCACCCCCAACAAGGGCAAGTTGGGCGGCAACGCCATCCTGGCCGTCAGTCTGGCCACCAGCCGCGCCGCCGCCGAGGAACTGGGCGTGCCGCTGTACCGCTACCTGGGCGGCAGCAACGCCAAGATCCTGCCGGTGCCGATGATGAACCTGATCAACGGCGGCGCACACGCCGACAATTCGGTGGACTTTCAGGAATTCATGGTCATGCCGGTGGGCGCGCCCAGCTTCCGCGAGGCGCTGCGCTACGGCACCGAGACCTTCCACAGCCTCAAAAAGGTTCTGAGTGGGCGCGGATACAACACCAACGTTGGCGACGAGGGCGGCTTCGCGCCGGACCTGAAAAGCAACGAGGAAGCCCTGGAAGTGCTACTGGAAGCCATCGAGAAGGCCGGGTACGAGGCGGGCAAGGACATCTGCATCGCGCTGGACCCCGCCGTGACCGAGCTGTACCGGGACGGCCAGTACCACCTTGAAAGCGAGGGCCGCGTGCTGTCCACCGCCGAGATGGTGGACTTCTGGGCCGACTGGGCCTCCCGCTTCCCCATCGTCAGCATCGAGGACGGTCTGGCCGAGGACGACTGGGACGGCTGGCAGGCGCTGACCACCCGGATTGGCGACAGGGTGCAGCTGGTGGGCGATGACCTGTTCGTGACCAATCCTGAACGCCTCCAGCGCGGCATCGACACGGGTGTGGGCAACGCGATTCTGGTGAAGGTCAACCAGATCGGCTCGCTGACCGAGAGCATGGACGCCATCGAGCTGGCCAAGCGCCATCACTACGGCACCATCATCAGCCACCGCAGCGGCGAGTCCGAGGATTCGTTCATTGCCGACCTGGCGGTCGCCACCAACGCCGGACAGATCAAAACCGGCAGTGCCAGCCGCTCGGACCGCATCGCCAAGTACAACCAGCTGCTGCGCATCGAGGACATGCTGGGTGACCGCGCCGTCTATCCGGGCCGCAAGGCCCTCAGGTAA
- a CDS encoding tRNA (adenine(22)-N(1))-methyltransferase TrmK — translation MLTPTLDARLEAVLELIRADVHADIGSDHARLPVRLIREGRVGRCIAVELNPGPLAQARRSVARARLDAQIEVREGDGFAPVAPGELDSASLCGMGAHTIRGILERAGERRPPALVLQPNDSALLIRLWAREAGYHVRAERLIAGYWPYPVLRLERAAGADPAYEDVPVDAALKYGPLLLRAGGEVVRRQIEADIVRLGSVAAPGRASWDELETARTALAVLDSRMK, via the coding sequence ATGTTGACGCCCACCCTTGATGCCCGCCTGGAAGCTGTGCTGGAACTGATTCGTGCCGACGTCCACGCCGATATCGGCAGTGACCATGCCCGCCTGCCCGTGCGCCTGATCCGGGAGGGCCGGGTGGGGCGCTGCATTGCTGTGGAACTCAATCCCGGCCCGCTGGCCCAGGCAAGACGCAGCGTGGCGCGGGCGCGGCTGGACGCCCAGATCGAGGTTCGTGAGGGCGACGGCTTTGCCCCGGTAGCTCCCGGTGAGCTGGACAGCGCCAGCCTGTGCGGGATGGGCGCCCACACCATCCGGGGGATTCTGGAGCGGGCAGGGGAGAGGCGGCCTCCGGCACTGGTCCTGCAACCCAACGACTCGGCCCTGCTGATCCGCCTGTGGGCGCGTGAGGCGGGCTACCACGTGCGGGCTGAGCGTCTGATCGCCGGGTACTGGCCTTACCCGGTGCTGCGCCTGGAGCGGGCCGCTGGCGCGGACCCGGCCTACGAGGACGTGCCGGTGGACGCCGCACTGAAGTACGGGCCGCTGCTGTTGCGGGCGGGCGGCGAGGTGGTTCGCCGACAGATTGAAGCCGATATAGTGCGGCTCGGCAGTGTGGCCGCGCCAGGACGAGCATCCTGGGATGAACTGGAGACCGCGAGAACGGCGCTGGCAGTACTGGACAGCAGAATGAAATAA
- a CDS encoding pyruvate kinase, which produces MKHFDRATKIVATVGPASRSPEVLGRMMDAGLNVVRMNFSHGDP; this is translated from the coding sequence ATGAAACATTTTGATCGAGCCACCAAGATCGTTGCCACCGTCGGGCCGGCCAGCCGCAGCCCCGAAGTGCTGGGCCGCATGATGGACGCCGGACTGAACGTCGTCCGCATGAATTTCAGCCACGGCGATCCC
- a CDS encoding IS1 family transposase, with the protein MNGLKCPQCGGVYIVKNGHAHTGKQRYLCRVCTFQFTLNHARPPISAEQVQLVDRLLSERISHRGICRVVGVSRTWFRHHLQSLVQTVPHRIDPQEVVSSKR; encoded by the coding sequence ATGAACGGTTTGAAGTGTCCGCAGTGCGGAGGCGTCTATATCGTCAAAAACGGCCACGCACACACAGGCAAGCAGCGTTACCTCTGCCGGGTTTGCACGTTCCAATTCACCTTGAACCATGCTCGGCCTCCAATTTCTGCTGAACAGGTGCAACTGGTGGACCGTTTGCTCTCCGAGCGCATCTCCCACCGCGGCATTTGCCGGGTGGTAGGGGTCAGCCGGACCTGGTTTCGTCATCACCTGCAATCGCTGGTTCAGACCGTGCCACACCGCATTGATCCACAGGAGGTGGTGTCCTCAAAACGGTGA